The genomic region CCGTCGCCTCGCGGCCGGTCTTTGCTTGCAGCAACAGGTCCCACAACCACAGCGGCAGCACGATCGTGCCCACGATGACGCCGCCGACCGACGCCGCGATCGCCGCGTGGGCCCAGAGCGAACCACCGGTGAACGCACCGACCAGGACTGCGGCCGGCACCGGGAGCACGACGGCTGGCCAGCGCTTCCAGCCGCTGAACACGACCGGCCCGAGCCCGCTGGCCGCTCCGCCGAGCCATGCCCAGGTGTACATGTCCGCCGGGCCCAGTGGCGCAACCAGCAGCATCGACGCCAGCGTCACCGCGCCATAGCTCAGCCACAGCCAGCGGCGACGGGTCTGCGGGAGGTGCGGCGTGGCAACGGCGTACAAGATGGCGGCGTAGAGGGCGACGAGCGCCAGGAGGCCGACGACTCCGAGCCCCTGGCGCGCCGGACGCGTCTCCTGGAACAGAGCTTGGACAGGTACGACCAGGCAGCTGCTGAGCATCGCCGCGACCAGCACGAGGATCGCCGTCCGCGTACGCCGCAGTCGGGAATCCTCGCCTGGTCCTGTCGTCCACATGTTCACAAGAACAGCACGATCGTGAGGGCAACGACGAGATCCACCACGATGCACCACTCGGCGTACCCTCGCGGCACCACGGCGTTCGCCCGGTGGTGGGCGGCGTCCCAGAGCGCGTGGAACGCCCAGCCGCCGGCCACGATCCACTTCGCCGTCTCCGGATCGGCACCGGCCGCGGTTGCCGCCAGTACGACGTACAGGGCGAGGCCGGCCAGTTGCAGCGTGAGCATCTTCGGGTCGCGAAGGCGTCCGCGGACTCCACCGATCAGCAGGTACGCCGCCGGGAGCACCAGCATCACCCACGCGTCGGGAACGCCCGGGTTGAACCAGCTGTCCATCGACATCGCCAACGCCAGCCAGGTCGGCCAGCGGCGAGCCAGAGTGTTGATGAGGGGGTGAGTGGGGTGACCGGTCAGGTGGTGGGCCTGGGAGTACTCCGCTCGGCGAGCCAGCATGGCGACAGCCATCGCGGGCAGCATCAGCAGGTGTCCGCCGTCCACGACATGCTCGGCAGGGAAGGCGCCGAGCCAGTACGGCACGAGCAGCAGCAGGTACGGCACGTACATGGCTGCCCCCATCTCGGCGGCGTGACGGCGGCCGTGCCCGCGGTAGAGCATCCAGATGGTCATCGCGACGGTCATGCTGGTGGCGGCGGCGAACGCAGCCGGCTCGGGCCGGTCAGTGCGGAGGCCGACGAGGTCGAACGCGGCGGTCCAGGCGGGGCCGAGCACGACCATGCCGATGCCCATCGCGACGAACATCTCGACGGCATGCCGGAGGAAGTGACGCCACGGGTGCGCCTTGGTCGTCGTACGGGGCGGTGCTGAAATCACGGGGTTGTCGATGGTCATGGTTCGACCTTCGGGCCGGGCGGGCGCAAGGCCCATCAGTTGTTCGCACGACTTGTCCGGACGTTCTGCACGGTTCACCCGTGAAACTCGCTAGTGTCACGCGCACCCACAGCGGGCACGCCTTGATCAGGGCTCCGGAAAGGACGGCACAGTGAAGCTCTACTCCGCGGTGGGTTCGCAGCGGTTCTGGCAGGTGGTCGGCGATCTGCTGCTGATCGGCTGGATCGCCTTCTGTACGGCGCTCGGGCTGGCGGTGTTCCGGATCACCAACGCGCTCGGGTACCCCGGCCGCAAGGCGGCCGCAGCCGGTGACGGACTGGCCGCGGACCTGCGCAAGATGTCCGAACCGATCGGCAAGGTGCCAGTGGTCGGCGACGAGCTGCGCGCGCCCGTCGACGGCGCCGCCGGAGCCGCGGGCCGCCTGGCGGAAGCCGGCCGGGACCAGGCGCACGCGGTCGAGCAGCTCGCGTACCTGCTCGCCGGGGTGACGATCGGGCTGCCGGTGCTCTTCGCGCTGCTGATCTGGCTGCCGCGGCGGATCCGGTTCTCCCGGCGGGCGACGGCGGCGCAGAAGTTCATCGACAACGCGGCCGACCTGGAACTGTTCGCGCTGCGCGCGATGGCCAACCAGCCGATGCACAAGCTCGCCAAGATCTCCGACGACCCGGTCACCGCGTGGCGCGAGCGCGATCCGGCGGTGATCGCGCGGCTGGCGGATCTGGAGCTTCGAGCGACGGGCCTGCGAGCACCGAAGCCGCCACCGGCGACGAAGGCGCCTGAGTTGACCGAGTGAGTGCCGCGGGTTGAGACCCGCGCCCCTCACCGTTCCCCCCGCAGCACCGGATGCACCGTTGCCAACCCCGCCAGCCCCGTGAACAACACCCCGTAAACCACCACCGTCAACCCCACCCCCAACCCCTCCAACGCCACCCCGGCCACCACCGGGCCCACCGGATGGAGCAGCGTCGTCAGCTGCGTGGTCGCGCTGAACACCTTGCCGTGCACCTCGTCCGGCACCGCCACCGCGACCCGCGCCATCACCAGCGCGTTCACCGCCGGCACCGGGAAGAACGCGACAGCTCCCACCACCCCCAACCACCACACCGACCCGACCCCCAGCAACGCAAACGTCGCCCCGGTGGCGATCCACGCGTACCCGACAACCACCACCCCCGCGCGCAGCTGCCGCAACAGCCACGGACTCAGCAGCGCCCCCGCGAACCCACCCGCGCCGGAGATCGTGAACATCATGCCGATCTCACCCGCCGACGCGCCGAGGTCGCGGGCGAGCACCAACGTGACCAGCCCCATCGACGTGAACAGGACTCCGGCGGCCGAGAGCCACAGCGTCACCCCGCGCAGGAACCGCTGCGTCCACAACCACCGCAGACCCTCGACCACCTCCGCCCGAAAACTCGTCCCCTTCGGCGCAGTCCGAGGCCGCAGGTCGGTTCGTACGGTCAGCACGGTGCAGAACGACACGGCGTACGAGAGCAGGTCCGCCACGAACGGCCATGCGCGTCCCCAGCCGAACAACGCTCCGCCGACGGACGGCCCGATCAGAGCGGCGAGCTGGCGCCGGGTCTCGTTGGTTGCCACCGCGTCCTGCACCTGACCCGGCGGCACCACCCGCCGTACGGCGACCGCCTCGGCCGGCGCGAACAGCGAACCCAGCGCGCCCTCGACCACTGCCACCACCAGCACGTGCGCCAAGGTGACCCAGCCGAACCACGCGGCGACCGCGATGCTGCCCACGGCGACGATCCGGCCGGCGTCGCAGAGCAGCATCAAGCGGCGGCGGTCGACGCGGTCCGCGACGACGCCGGCGGGCAGCCTGACCAGGAACGTCGTCAGCGCCAGCACCGACGCGACCAGACCCGCCTGGCCGGGCGAACCGGTGACCGACAGGATCAGCAGCGGGTAGGCCAGCGTCGAGATGCTCGTCCCCAGCGCGGACGCGGCCTGGCCGGTCCACAACGCCACGAACTCCCGGTTGTGCCGCAGCGATCGGTTTGTCACCCCGGCGAGTCTGCCGCTCGCCGTCCGGTCTTCGTCAGCTCGCGGACCACAACGATCCGGCCACCAGCTTGTCCCGCGTCGTCACCGTCAGCGACAACAACCCTGCGCCGAGGCGTCAGCTCGCGATCTTCGGGTTGTTCCGCTCCGCCCACTCCACGAACGACTGCAGCTCCGGGTCGAGCTCCCGCGCCTCATGGCCCGCCGTCGGGTTGATGTATCAACCAAGACTAGTAGGATGGTCGCGTGGTGAACGAACCGTGGCTCAGCGAGGACGAGCAGCAGGCGTGGCGCAGCCATCTGCTGATGTGGAAGCGGCTGGAGGCGCACTTGTCCCGGCACCTGCAGCGGGAGTTCGGACTGTCGGCGTCCGACTTCGAGATCCTGGTCAACCTGTCGGAGTCGGCGACCGGGCGGATGCGTGCGTTCGAGCTGGGCGAGGCGACCCAGTGGGAGAAGAGCCGGATGTCGCACCACCTCAGCCGGATGGAGAAGCGTGGCCTGATCGCCAAGGTCGCCTGTGACGCCCGGTATCCGGAGATTGCGATCACCGAGCAGGGGCTGGAGGCCATCCGGGCGTGCGCGCCGGCCCATGCCGCGCTGGTCCGCGAGCTGGTGGTCGACGTGCTCGGTACGAATCGCATGGTGGCCCTCGGTGAGGCTGCCGACGAGGTGGTCGCCGCGGTCGAGAAGCACCAGCAGACGACCTGCCCGCCCGAGGTCCGCGGCGACGGCTGAAGGTGACTCGTAAGGCACTCGCAAGGACCGTCCCGGCATCACACCAGTGACAGAAGTGGACTAATCTCTGAGAGACCGCACAACGGCGTGCGGCCGGGCGCGAACAGCGTCGGAATCTCGGTGTGGAACGGTGGGGAATGCAGAGCAAGCTGGACGTCCAGAAGGCGGATGTTCTCGCCAAGGCAGTGGCCGCGGGGTCGCAGGGACACGACCGGTCGGTCGACGCCGGGAAGCTGAAGAGCTTTCTCGAGCGGTACTACCGGTACGTCGCCGCCGAGGACGTGGCCGAGCGTCAGCCGCAGGACTGTCTGGGCGCGGCCAAGCACCACTACAAGTCCGCGACCTCGCGTCCGCAGGGCACGGCCAAGGTGCACGTGTTCACGCCCACGCTGGAGGAGCACGGCTGGTCGGCGAACGGCCGGACGGTCGTCGAGATCGTGGTCGACGACATGCCGTTCCTGGTCGACAGCGCCGCGATGGTGATCACCGACCACGGCCTCGAGCTGCAGCTGCTGATCCACCCGCAGTTCGTCGTACGCCGTGACGTCGCCGGCACCCTGCGCGAGGTGCTGGACGACACCACCTCCGCGGACGGGCACGACCTGGTCCGGGAGAGCTGGATGCACCTGGAGGTCGAGCGGATCGCCGACCCGGCCGAGCACCGCGCACTGGAGAGTGCGCTGCTCCGGGTGCTCGGCGACGTGCGTGAGGCGGTCGAGGACTGGCCCAAGATGCACGAGAAGGCGGTTGGCATCGCCGCCGCGCTGGAGGACGCCGAGCTGCCGGTCAGCGCCACCGAGGCCGAGGAGGCCCGCGAGCTGCTGGAGTGGCTGGCCGACGAGCACTTCACGTTCCTGGGCTACCGGGAGTACGCGTTCACGATGCGCGGCGAGCAGGGCATCCTGCGCGGCGTACCGGGGACCGGCCTGGGCATCCTGCGCCAGGACCCGAAGCAGGACGAGAACACCGGGCTGCTGCCGCCGGAGGTCAGCGCGAAGGCCCGGGAGAAGAAGCTGCTGATCCTGACCAAGGCGAACTCGCGCTCCACCGTGCACCGCTCGGCGTACCTGGACTACGTCGGCCTGAAGTCGTTCGACGAGAACGGCGAGCCGGTCGGTGAGCGGCGCTTCATCGGCCTGCTCTCCTCGACCGCGTACACCGAGAGCGTCATGCAGATCCCGGTGCTTCGGCGCAAGGCGCTGGAGCTGTTCAAGCTCACCGGCTTCGAGGCGAACAGCCACAGCGGCAAGGGCCTGCTGGACGTGCTGGAGACCTACCCGCGCGACGAGCTGCTGCAGGCACCGGTGGAGGACCTGCTGCCGATCGTGCAGACAGTGCTGCACCTGCAGGAGCGCCGCGCGGTCAAGCTGTTCGTCCGCCGTGACGTCTACAACCGGTACCTGTCGTGCCTGGTCTACCTGCCGCGCGACCGC from Kribbella flavida DSM 17836 harbors:
- a CDS encoding MFS transporter, yielding MTNRSLRHNREFVALWTGQAASALGTSISTLAYPLLILSVTGSPGQAGLVASVLALTTFLVRLPAGVVADRVDRRRLMLLCDAGRIVAVGSIAVAAWFGWVTLAHVLVVAVVEGALGSLFAPAEAVAVRRVVPPGQVQDAVATNETRRQLAALIGPSVGGALFGWGRAWPFVADLLSYAVSFCTVLTVRTDLRPRTAPKGTSFRAEVVEGLRWLWTQRFLRGVTLWLSAAGVLFTSMGLVTLVLARDLGASAGEIGMMFTISGAGGFAGALLSPWLLRQLRAGVVVVGYAWIATGATFALLGVGSVWWLGVVGAVAFFPVPAVNALVMARVAVAVPDEVHGKVFSATTQLTTLLHPVGPVVAGVALEGLGVGLTVVVYGVLFTGLAGLATVHPVLRGER
- a CDS encoding MarR family winged helix-turn-helix transcriptional regulator, whose translation is MVNEPWLSEDEQQAWRSHLLMWKRLEAHLSRHLQREFGLSASDFEILVNLSESATGRMRAFELGEATQWEKSRMSHHLSRMEKRGLIAKVACDARYPEIAITEQGLEAIRACAPAHAALVRELVVDVLGTNRMVALGEAADEVVAAVEKHQQTTCPPEVRGDG